A region from the Onychostoma macrolepis isolate SWU-2019 chromosome 18, ASM1243209v1, whole genome shotgun sequence genome encodes:
- the trhr2 gene encoding thyrotropin releasing hormone receptor 2, producing MQENVSSRMDTPTNISLVGSGDAVSESLEYKTVSVFLVLLVCGVGIVGNIMVVLVVLTTRHMRTPTNCYLVSLAVADLMVLVAAGLPNISESLMATWVYGHAGCLGITYFQYLGINASSCSITAFTVERYIAICHPMRAQTVCTVSRAKRIIAGVWAFTCVYCMLWLFLVDIQVNPDGRVQCGYRVSRDLYLPIYLIDFAIFYVIPLLLAIALYGLIARILYLNPLPHPPVSGTITAPTLRRSCKEPVDTGKAGRQGRPKSALSSGNRCLCVTKMLAVVVVLFALLWMPYRTLVLINSFVSTPYLDAWFLLFCRTCIYANSAINPVVYNLMSQKFRSAFRGLYRCHREDVHQRTLSMLQSGYSLGRDPRLCNNTNGTPKKISSVTPEKPNKGMENNKENIDKLISDGVKNEIEPSIKKNAVGNCNIDELKSSVDKEMPTVENVDMSKINDNGKIMEESDNTAQDTIADTSNTEQTQLAAEVFESTVGEAKQNDTELNHSIV from the exons ATGCAGGAAAATGTGAGCTCCAGAATGGATACCCCCACCAACATCTCCCTGGTTGGGTCTGGGGACGCTGTGTCCGAGTCCCTGGAGTATAAGACGGTATCTGTGTTCCTGGTGCTGCTGGTGTGTGGTGTGGGCATAGTGGGAAACATCATGGTTGTGCTGGTGGTTCTTACCACACGCCACATGCGTACACCCACCAACTGCTATCTGGTGAGCTTGGCCGTGGCAGACCTGATGGTCCTGGTGGCCGCGGGTCTGCCGAATATCTCCGAGAGCTTGATGGCCACCTGGGTGTATGGGCATGCTGGGTGCTTGGGCATCACCTACTTTCAGTACCTTGGTATTAATGCATCCTCCTGTTCGATTACAGCCTTCACTGTGGAGAG ATACATCGCTATATGTCACCCAATGAGGGCTCAAACGGTCTGTACAGTATCCCGAGCCAAACGCATCATTGCCGGGGTGTGGGCATTCACCTGTGTATACTGTATGCTCTGGCTGTTCCTGGTGGACATCCAGGTGAACCCTGATGGTCGTGTTCAGTGTGGCTACCGCGTCTCTCGAGACCTCTACCTGCCCATCTACCTGATCGACTTCGCCATCTTCTATGTGATCCCGCTGCTCCTGGCCATTGCTCTTTACGGTCTCATCGCCCGAATCCTTTACCTGAATCCTCTGCCCCACCCACCAGTCTCAGGTACCATTACCGCCCCCACTCTCAGGAGGAGCTGCAAAGAACCAGTGGACACCGGAAAAGCGGGTCGTCAGGGACGCCCAAAGAGCGCGCTTTCTTCCGGAAACaggtgcttgtgt GTCACTAAGATGCTCGCAGTGGTGGTTGTGCTCTTCGCCCTGCTTTGGATGCCATACAGGACCCTGGTTCTCATTAACTCCTTCGTGAGCACGCCATACCTGGATGCCTGGTTCCTGCTCTTCTGCAGGACCTGCATTTACGCCAACAGCGCGATCAACCCTGTTGTTTACAACCTGATGTCCCAGAAGTTTCGCTCAGCCTTCCGTGGGCTGTACCGCTGCCATAGAGAAGACGTGCACCAGCGGACGCTCTCCATGCTCCAGAGCGGATACAGCCTTGGAAGGGACCCCCGACTTTGCAACAACACCAACGGCACACCTAAGAAAATCAGTTCAGTCACTCCTGAGAAACCAAACAAAGGCATGGAGAACAACAAGGAAAATATAGACAAGCTAATTAGTGATGGTGTAAAAAATGAGATTGAGCCAAGCATCAAGAAAAACGCAGTTGGAAACTGCAACATAGACGAATTGAAAAGCTCAGTTGACAAAGAGATGCCTACAGTGGAGAACGTGGACATGAGCAAGATTAATGATAATGGGAAAATAATGGAGGAAAGCGATAATACTGCTCAGGATACTATCGCTGACACGAGCAACACAGAGCAGACACAGCTAGCCGCCGAAGTATTCGAATCTACTGTGGGGGAAGCCAAACAGAATGACACAGAGTTAAATCACAGCATTGTATAG